Proteins co-encoded in one Natrinema sp. CBA1119 genomic window:
- a CDS encoding universal stress protein yields MQLLVAVDGSEESENALAYAADIADATDGSITVVHAVDPTAYDEGGSEPITSLSDADARLILESVADAEQRGLDLTDEAAAFADELGHDVAVELLYGNPVAKIADYAESEGFDTIFVGHRGRSERAGLMLGSVAKSIVERATVPVTVVR; encoded by the coding sequence ATGCAACTCCTCGTGGCCGTCGACGGATCCGAAGAGTCCGAGAACGCCCTCGCCTACGCCGCCGACATTGCGGACGCGACGGACGGATCGATCACGGTGGTCCACGCGGTCGACCCCACCGCTTACGACGAGGGTGGGAGCGAACCGATCACGTCGCTTTCGGATGCGGACGCGCGCTTGATCCTCGAGAGCGTCGCGGACGCCGAACAGCGGGGCCTGGATCTCACTGACGAGGCGGCCGCCTTCGCCGACGAACTCGGTCACGACGTCGCGGTCGAACTCCTCTACGGCAATCCGGTCGCGAAGATCGCTGACTACGCCGAGTCCGAGGGATTCGACACGATCTTCGTCGGCCACCGGGGGCGATCGGAGCGTGCGGGGCTGATGCTCGGCAGCGTCGCGAAGTCGATCGTCGAACGGGCGACCGTTCCAGTGACCGTGGTTCGCTGA
- a CDS encoding CBS domain-containing protein — MDIADIVSEEYVEFTPEATVSKLVGTFADSAVKGVVIRDDEFEGVVTRRQLATSHRQPDEKLGSLVWHVPRLAPDEDVRKVAQLMIDSDSQLLPVFEGQELVSVVTVDDILRKVEPFLDAATVTEAHSADLVSIGPATTLGDALNVFRENHITHLPVVEGNEAVGILSLYDVTGITVRAEVQSQGGDAGGTDPFGGEISASTARAGRGGFGAREGESERMLDLPVRDIMVSPVRTIQPDETLDVAVDEMFEIDASSLVVTENGAPHGIITKTDVLDSLTWEAGGTRGVQVYGTDLIDDVAYDEIVAIVEKFDDRDHGMNVLDARVHLHEHDETRRGRPLLLARIRLHTDRGLYIASGEGYGASHAINEAKEVLERQIRDKKTYGQSKKPPSEEFWEKRFGWLLEE; from the coding sequence ATGGATATTGCAGATATCGTTTCAGAGGAGTACGTCGAATTCACGCCAGAAGCAACCGTTTCGAAGCTCGTCGGGACGTTCGCGGATTCCGCGGTCAAGGGCGTTGTGATCCGTGACGACGAGTTCGAGGGGGTCGTCACCAGGAGACAACTCGCGACCTCGCACCGCCAACCCGACGAAAAGCTCGGATCGCTCGTCTGGCACGTGCCGCGGCTCGCGCCGGACGAGGACGTCCGCAAGGTGGCACAGCTCATGATCGACAGCGATTCGCAGTTACTCCCAGTGTTCGAGGGCCAAGAGCTTGTCAGCGTCGTCACCGTCGACGATATCCTCCGGAAGGTCGAGCCGTTCCTCGACGCGGCGACCGTCACCGAGGCCCACTCCGCCGATCTCGTCTCGATCGGCCCGGCGACCACCCTCGGAGACGCACTCAATGTCTTTCGTGAGAATCACATCACGCATCTTCCGGTCGTCGAGGGGAACGAAGCAGTCGGTATCCTCAGCCTCTACGACGTGACCGGTATCACGGTTCGAGCCGAGGTGCAGAGCCAGGGCGGCGATGCGGGCGGGACGGATCCGTTCGGGGGTGAAATATCCGCCAGCACCGCCCGCGCGGGACGCGGCGGCTTCGGCGCTCGAGAGGGGGAGTCCGAGCGGATGCTGGACCTCCCGGTCCGGGACATCATGGTCTCGCCGGTGCGCACGATTCAGCCGGACGAGACGCTCGACGTCGCTGTCGACGAAATGTTCGAGATCGACGCGTCGTCGCTGGTCGTCACCGAGAACGGCGCGCCACACGGCATCATCACGAAGACCGATGTCCTCGACTCGCTCACGTGGGAGGCCGGCGGGACACGCGGCGTTCAGGTCTATGGCACCGATCTGATTGACGACGTGGCCTACGACGAAATCGTGGCAATAGTCGAGAAGTTCGACGACAGGGACCACGGGATGAACGTCCTCGACGCGAGGGTCCACCTCCACGAACACGACGAGACGCGCCGCGGGCGGCCGCTCCTGCTCGCGCGGATTCGACTGCACACCGATCGCGGGCTGTATATCGCCTCCGGCGAGGGCTACGGCGCGAGCCACGCGATAAACGAGGCCAAGGAGGTCCTGGAACGACAGATACGCGACAAGAAGACCTATGGACAGAGCAAGAAGCCCCCGAGTGAGGAGTTCTGGGAGAAACGCTTCGGCTGGCTGCTCGAGGAGTAA
- a CDS encoding diphthine--ammonia ligase, with translation MSKPDDGWIVLFSGGKESSLALYQALENGRDVRRLVFVHSPTAASAYHAPAAPVVRLAAQSIGIPLVNAGLPAVDVEPPDIDADFAPDTEVAEGTEIDSFENTIHALDAELNGGVTGIIVGTVESEHRTDHVRSICNRVGCDFCAPLWGVNPRELAETMIESGLEIVVVEVTAPGFDESWLGRRLDRDALAELEALRRDQGVHLLGEGGEFETDVTDGPHMSRPIAFESHREWHGSWGRLRITDAWLEAPDEADRH, from the coding sequence ATGTCTAAACCGGATGATGGGTGGATCGTACTTTTTTCGGGCGGCAAGGAGTCCTCGTTGGCACTCTACCAGGCCCTCGAGAACGGCCGTGACGTCCGCAGACTGGTCTTTGTCCACTCGCCGACGGCCGCCTCGGCATACCACGCGCCCGCGGCGCCCGTGGTCAGACTTGCCGCACAGAGTATCGGAATCCCGCTCGTCAACGCCGGACTCCCTGCCGTCGACGTCGAGCCTCCCGACATCGACGCGGACTTCGCGCCTGACACGGAAGTAGCGGAGGGAACTGAGATCGACTCCTTCGAAAACACCATCCACGCGCTGGACGCCGAGCTCAACGGCGGCGTCACCGGGATTATCGTGGGTACCGTCGAGAGCGAGCACCGGACGGATCACGTTCGATCGATCTGTAACCGTGTGGGCTGTGACTTCTGTGCACCGCTGTGGGGTGTGAACCCGCGTGAGCTCGCGGAGACGATGATCGAGTCAGGGCTCGAGATCGTCGTCGTCGAAGTGACGGCCCCTGGGTTCGACGAGTCCTGGCTCGGCCGGCGACTGGATCGCGACGCGCTCGCCGAGTTGGAAGCCCTTCGTCGCGATCAGGGCGTCCACCTCCTCGGAGAGGGCGGAGAGTTCGAGACGGACGTCACCGATGGGCCACACATGTCCCGTCCCATCGCCTTCGAGTCCCACCGCGAGTGGCACGGCTCTTGGGGCCGATTGCGGATCACCGACGCGTGGCTCGAAGCGCCGGACGAAGCGGACCGACACTGA